TGGCAAGACCACCACCACGGTGACGGTCGAGTTCACGCCGGAAGTGGACGTGAGCGACGACACAGCCACCACCGGCTACGACAAGTCCGTCAGCATTGACGTGCTGGGCAACGACGACTTCGAAGGTGCCAACGTCACGATCACGCAGGTCGATGGCCAGGCCATCACCGAAGGCGGTGCAGCGGTGGCTCTGACCAACGGCAGCGGCAGCGTCAAGCTGGTGGGCGGCCAACTGGAGTTCACGCCCAAGGCGGGCTTTGTAGGGGACGCCAAGTTCAGCTACACGGCGCAGACCGATGGCGGCACGCCCGAGACGGCCAACGTCACCGTGACCGTGGCGGCCAATCAGCTGCCCGAGCCTACCGATCCCAACATTGATCCGGGCAACCCGGAGTTCCCCGGTCAGACGTTCACGCCAGGCCCTGGCGGTGGCTACAAGATCACCGTGGGTGAGGACCAGCCTTTCAACGGCAAGGTCACCGGCACGGACAAGGACAATGATCCGCTGACCTACGAGCTGGGCGATCCGCCCGCTCACGGCACGGTGACCATCGACAAGGACACCGGCAAGTACACCTACACGCCCGATCCGGACTACAACGGCCCCGATGCATTCACGGTGATCGTGGACGACGGCAAGGGCGGCAAGACCACCACCACGGTGACGGTCGAGTTCACGCCGGAAGTGGACGTGAGCGACGACACAGCCACCACCGGCTACGACAAGTCCGTCAGCATTGACGTGCTGGGCAACGACGACTTCGAAGGTGCCAACGTCACGATCACGCAGGTCGATGGCCAGGCCATCACCGAAGGCGGTGCAGCGGTGGCTCTGACCAACGGCAGCGGCAGCGTCAAGCTGGTGGGCGGCCAACTGGAGTTCACGCCCAAGGCGGGCTTTGTAGGGGACGCCAAGTTCAGCTACACGGCGCAGACCGATGGCGGCACGCCCGAGACAGCCAATGTCACCGTGACCGTGGCGGCCAATCAGCTGCCCGAGCCTACCGATCCCAACATCGACCCGGGCAACCCGGAGTTCCCCGGTCAGACGTTCACGCCAGGCCCTGGCGGTGGCTACAAGATCTCCGTGGGTGAGGACCAGCCTTTCAACGGCAAGGTCACCGGCACGGACAAGGACAATGATCCGCTGACCTACGAGCTGGGCGATCCGCCCGCTCACGGCACGGTGACCATCGACAAGGACACCGGCAAGTACACCTACACGCCCGATCCGGACTACAACGGCCCCGATGCATTCACGGTGATCGTGGACGATGGCAAGGGTGGCAAGACCACCACCACGGTGACGGTCGAGTTCACGCCGGAAGTGGACGTGAGCGACGACACTGCGACGACCGGCTACAACAAGCCGGTCACCATCGACGTGCTGGGCAACGACGACTTCGAAGGTGCCAACGTCACGATCACGCAGGTCGATGGCCAGGCCATCACCGAAGGCGGTGCAGCGGTGGCTCTGACCAACGGCAGCGGCAGCGTCAAGCTGGTGGGCGGCCAACTGGAGTTCACGCCCAAGGCGGGCTTTGTAGGGGACGCCAAGTTCAGCTACACGGCGCAGACCGATGGCGGCACGCCCGAGACGGCCAACGTCACCGTGACCGTGGCGGCCAATCAGCTGCCCGAGCCTACCGATCCCAACATCGACCCGGGCAACCCGGAGTTCCCCGGTCAGACGTTCACGCCAGGTCCTGGCGGTGGCTACAAGATCACCGTGGGTGAGGACACACCGTTCAACGGCAAGGTCACCGGCACGGACAAGGACAATGATCCGCTGACCTACGAGCTGGGCGATCCGCCCGCTCACGGCACGGTGACCATCGACAAGGACACCGGCAAGTACACCTACACGCCCGATCCGGACTACAACGGCCCGGATGCATTCACGGTGATCGTGGACGACGGCAAGGGTGGCAAGACCACCACCACGGTGACGGTCGAGTTCACGCCGGAAGTGGACGTGAGCGACGACACGGCGACGACCGGCTACGACAAGTCCGTCAGCATCGACGTGCTGGGCAACGACGACTTCGAAGGTGCCAACGTCACGATCACGCAGGTCGATGGCCAGGCCATCACCGAAGGCGGCGCTGCGGTGGCTCTGACCAACGGCAGCGGCAGCGTCAAGCTGGTGGGCGGCCAACTGGAGTTCACGCCCAAGGCGGGCTTTGTGGGCGACGCCAAGTTCAGCTACACGGCGCAGACCGATGGCGGCACGCCCGAGACGGCCAACGTCACCGTGACCGTGGCGGCCAATCAGCTGCCCGAGCCTACCGATCCCAACATCGACCCGGGCAACCCGGAGTTCCCCGGTCAGACGTTCACGCCAGGTCCTGGCGGTGGCTACAAGATCACCGTGGGTGAGGACACACCGTTCAACGGCAAGGTCACCGGCACGGACAAGGACAATGATCCGCTGACCTACGAGCTGGGCAATCCGCCCGCTCACGGCACGGTGACCATCGACAAGGACACCGGCAAGTACACCTACACGCCCGATCCGGACTACAACGGCCCCGATGCATTCACGGTGATCGTGGACGACGGCAAGGGCGGCAAGACCACCACCACGGTGACGGTCGAGTTCACGCCGGAAGTGGACGTGAGCGACGACACGGCGACGACCGGCTACGACAAGTCCGTCAGCATTGACGTGCTGGGCAACGACGACTTCGAAGGTGCCAACGTCACGATCACGCAGGTCGATGGCCAGGCCATCACCGAAGGCGGTGCAGCGGTGGCTCTGACCAACGGCAGCGGCAGCGTCAAGCTGGTGGGCGGCCAACTGGAGTTCACGCCCAAGGCGGGCTTTGTAGGGGACGCCAAGTTCAGCTACACGGCGCAGACCGATGGCGGCACGCCCGAGACGGCCAACGTCACCGTGACCGTGGCGGCCAATCAGCTGCCTGAGCCTACCGATCCCAACATTGATCCGGGCAACCCGGAGTTCCCCGGTCAGACGTTCACGCCAGGCCCTGGCGGTGGCTACAAGATCACCGTGGGTGAGGACCAGCCTTTCAACGGCAAGGTCACCGGCACGGACAAGGACAATGATCCGCTGACCTACGAGCTGGGCGATCCGCCCGCTCACGGCACGGTGACCATCGACAAGGACACCGGCAAGTACACCTACACGCCCGATCCGGACTACAACGGCCCCGATGCATTCACGGTGATCGTGGACGATGGCAAGGGTGGCAAGACCACCACCACGGTGACGGTCGAGTTCACGCCGGAAGTGGACGTGAGCGACGACACAGCCACCACCGGCTACGACAAGTCCGTCAGCATTGACGTGCTGGGCAACGACGACTTTGAAGGCGCCAACGTCACGATCACGCAGGTCGATGGCCAGGCCATCACCGAAGGCGGTGCAGCGGTGGCTCTGACCAACGGCAGCGGCAGCGTCAAGCTGGTGGGCGGCCAACTGGAGTTCACGCCCAAGGCGGGCTTTGTAGGGGACGCCAAGTTCAGCTACACGGCGCAGACCGATGGCGGCACGCCCGAGACGGCCAACGTCACCGTGACCGTGGCGGCCAATCAGCTGCCCGAGCCTACCGATCCCAACATTGATCCGGGCAACCCGGAGTTCCCCGGTCAGACGTTCACGCCAGGCCCTGGCGGTGGCTACAAGATCACCGTGGGTGAGGACCAGCCTTTCAACGGCAAGGTCACCGGCACGGACAAGGACAATGATCCGCTGACCTACGAGCTGGGCGATCCGCCCGCTCACGGCACGGTGACCATCGACAAGGACACCGGCAAGTACACCTACACGCCCGATCCGGACTACAACGGCCCCGATGCATTCACGGTGATCGTGGACGATGGCAAGGGTGGCAAGACCACCACCACGGTGACGGTCGAGTTCACGCCGGAAGTGGACGTGAGCGACGACACTGCGACGACCGGCTACGACAAGCCGGTCACCATCGACGTGCTGGGCAACGACGACTTCGAAGGTGCCAACGTCACGATCACGCAGGTCGATGGCCAGGCCATCACCGAAGGCGGTGCAGCGGTGGCTCTGACCAACGGCAGCGGCAGCGTCAAGCTGGTGGGTGGCCAACTGGAGTTCACGCCCAAGGCGGGCTTTGTGGGCGACGCCAAGTTCAGCTACACGGCGCAGACCGATGGCGGCACGCCCGAGACGGCCAACGTCACCGTGACCGTGGCGGCCAATCAGCTGCCTGAGCCTACCGATCCCAACATTGATCCGGGCAACCCGGAGTTCCCCGGTCAGACGTTCACGCCAGGCCCTGGCGGTGGCTACAAGATCACCGTGGGTGAGGACACACCGTTCAACGGCAAGGTCACCGGCACGGACAAGGACAATGATCCGCTGACCTACGAGCTGGGCGATCCGCCCGCTCACGGCACGGTGACCATCGACAAGGACACCGGCAAGTACACCTACACGCCCGATCCGGACTACAACGGCCCCGATGCATTCACGGTGATCGTGGACGACGGCAAGGGCGGCAAGACCACCACCACGGTGACGGTCGAGTTCACGCCCGAGCAGGATGTGACCGACGACACAGCCACCACCGGCTACGACAAGTCCGTCAGCATTGACGTGCTGGGCAACGACGACTTCGAAGGTGCCAACGTCACGATCACGCAGGTCGATGGCCAGGCCATCACCGAAGGCGGCGCTGCGGTGGCTCTGACCAACGGCAGCGGCAGCGTCAAGCTGGTGGGCGGCCAACTGGAGTTCACGCCCAAGGCGGGCTTTGTGGGCGACGCCAAGTTCAGCTACACGGCGCAGACCGATGGCGGCACGCCCGAGACGGCCAACGTCACCGTGACCGTGAGCAAGCCGCCGGTGTTTGTCGATCCAGGCGCTCCGGGCGAGTCGCCGGTGACGGACTACACCTTCAGCTACGACGAGAACAGCGTCGCAGGCAAGGTGCTGGGCCAGGTGAAGGCTACCGATAGCGACAGCGATTCGGTGACCTATAGCATCGACCTAGCCAGCAACCCCAATGGCTGGTATGCAATCAATACGGCGACTGGCGAGATCACCTTGACGGTTGCTGGAGTGGCGTCGGAAGCCAACGACTTTGAGAGGGGCGGTAACGTCCAGCAGATCAAAGTGGTGGCGACTGATACCGAAGGTGGCAAGACCGAGATCACTGTCACGCTCAAGGAGCGGGATCTGAACGACAACGCTCCCGTGTGGACCAAGGACACTGCGGTTATCGTGTCTGAAGAGGGCTTGCCTAGCGGCGCGCAGACGGATCCCGCCAATCCGAAACCGGCGGCAGTGACGGGTACGATCGAGATTACTGATCCCGATACCGTTGCAGTTGGCACCCAGACCGTGACGTTGTCGGCTCCAACCGAGCCACTGACCTCTGGTGGGGTAGCAGTGGTCTGGAGCGGCAGCGGCACGACTGACGATCCGCTGGTCGGCAAGGCTGGCGGTAAGGTGATCATTGAAGCCAGCATTGACAATGCGGGCCATTACACCGTGACGCTAAAGGGGCCGGTGGATCACCCAAAGCTCCCTGCAAACAATGGCGAGAACTCGCTGGAGCTGAACCTGAAGGTCACCGTCAGCGATGGCGTGCATACAGACACCGGCAAGCTGACTGTGACAATCGGGGACGGTATTCCCGTGGCGGAGCCGACCGAAAGTGATTATGTTCTGCCGACGCAGCACACCAACCTGCTGCTGATCCTGGATGTGTCAGGGAGCATGAGCGGGAAGGACGGCGGCACGAAGACCCGGATGCAGATCATGCAGGAAGCCGTCAAGATGATGCTTGACAGCTATCACGCATTGGGCGATGTCGCAGTTCGTATCGTGATTTTCGGGGCCGGGGCCTCAACCCATGGTTCGCAGTGGGAGAGCATCGACAGTGCTAAGGCCTATGTTGACAGTCTGAAGACTAGCGGCATGCCCAACGGCATCAATGGCGGGACGTACCATTCCACCGCGTTGACAGAGGCGATGAATGCGTTCCAGACATCGGCTGGCAAGATCAGTGGTGGGAACAATGTCGCTTACCTTCTGACCGATGGTGCATCGACTCCCAACTACGAAATCAAAACGGCGTTGGAAAGCCAATGGAAGACCTTCCTGACCGACAACCATATGAACTCCATGGCGTTCGGTATTTCGC
This region of Comamonas thiooxydans genomic DNA includes:
- a CDS encoding Ig-like domain-containing protein, whose translation is MEAVYKSGGKVASTEQGLVLDKPSAVILKVAPEQIVKSTRVGNDLVLTLVDGKQIYVNGFFAAYAEEGRNDLVLEDQQGVLWWGQYGGAWEGFEFTEIESNESVAAWLPWLVGLGLGGLAVSSGGSGGGGKNANNPPEPIDPNEGLNPGTPGHVPGQEFNNGGYKVTVREDQPFNGKVVGKDSDGDSLTYGLGTPPAHGTVTIDRNTGEYTYTPNKDWSGPGTDEFTVIVDDGKGGKTTTTVTVNVGAEQDAYDDIEGIGFGKSVTIDVLGNDKFAGNNVKITEVNGTAIVEGQTVVVADGSVKLVGGQLEFTPKAGFVGDAKFSYTAQTDGGTPETANVTVTVAANQLPEPTDPNIDPGNPEFPGQTFTPGPGGGYKITVGEDTPFNGKVTGTDKDNDPLTYELGNPPAHGTVTIDKDTGKYTYTPDPDYNGPDAFTVIVDDGKGGKTTTTVTVEFTPEVDVSDDTATTGYDKSVSIDVLGNDDFEGANVTITQVDGQAITEGGAAVALTNGSGSVKLVGGQLEFTPKAGFVGDAKFSYTAQTDGGTPETANVTVTVAANQLPEPTDPNIDPGNPEFPGQTFTPGPGGGYKITVGEDTPFNGKVTGTDKDNDPLTYELGDPPAHGTVTIDKDTGKYTYTPDPDYNGPDAFTVIVDDGKGGKTTTTVTVEFTPEVDVSDDTATTGYDKPVTIDVLGNDDFEGANVTITQVDGQAITEGGAAVALTNGSGSVKLVGGQLEFTPKAGFVGDAKFSYTAQTDGGTPETANVTVTVAANQLPEPTDPNIDPGNPEFPGQTFTPGPGGGYKITVGEDQPFNGKVTGTDKDNDPLTYELGDPPAHGTVTIDKDTGKYTYTPDPDYNGPDAFTVIVDDGKGGKTTTTVTVEFTPEVDVSDDTATTGYDKSVSIDVLGNDDFEGANVTITQVDGQAITEGGAAVALTNGSGSVKLVGGQLEFTPKAGFVGDAKFSYTAQTDGGTPETANVTVTVAANQLPEPTDPNIDPGNPEFPGQTFTPGPGGGYKITVGEDQPFNGKVTGTDKDNDPLTYELGDPPAHGTVTIDKDTGKYTYTPDPDYNGPDAFTVIVDDGKGGKTTTTVTVEFTPEVDVSDDTATTGYDKPVTIDVLGNDDFEGANVTITQVDGQAITEGGAAVALTNGSGSVKLVGGQLEFTPKAGFVGDAKFSYTAQTDGGTPETANVTVTVAANQLPEPTDPNIDPGNPEFPGQTFTPGPGGGYKITVGEDQPFNGKVTGTDKDNDPLTYELGDPPAHGTVTIDKDTGKYTYTPDPDYNGPDAFTVIVDDGKGGKTTTTVTVEFTPEVDVSDDTATTGYDKSVSIDVLGNDDFEGANVTITQVDGQAITEGGAAVALTNGSGSVKLVGGQLEFTPKAGFVGDAKFSYTAQTDGGTPETANVTVTVAANQLPEPTDPNIDPGNPEFPGQTFTPGPGGGYKITVGEDQPFNGKVTGTDKDNDPLTYELGDPPAHGTVTIDKDTGKYTYTPDPDYNGPDAFTVIVDDGKGGKTTTTVTVEFTPEVDVSDDTATTGYDKSVSIDVLGNDDFEGANVTITQVDGQAITEGGAAVALTNGSGSVKLVGGQLEFTPKAGFVGDAKFSYTAQTDGGTPETANVTVTVAANQLPEPTDPNIDPGNPEFPGQTFTPGPGGGYKITVGEDQPFNGKVTGTDKDNDPLTYELGDPPAHGTVTIDKDTGKYTYTPDPDYNGPDAFTVIVDDGKGGKTTTTVTVEFTPEVDVSDDTATTGYDKSVSIDVLGNDDFEGANVTITQVDGQAITEGGAAVALTNGSGSVKLVGGQLEFTPKAGFVGDAKFSYTAQTDGGTPETANVTVTVAANQLPEPTDPNIDPGNPEFPGQTFTPGPGGGYKISVGEDQPFNGKVTGTDKDNDPLTYELGDPPAHGTVTIDKDTGKYTYTPDPDYNGPDAFTVIVDDGKGGKTTTTVTVEFTPEVDVSDDTATTGYNKPVTIDVLGNDDFEGANVTITQVDGQAITEGGAAVALTNGSGSVKLVGGQLEFTPKAGFVGDAKFSYTAQTDGGTPETANVTVTVAANQLPEPTDPNIDPGNPEFPGQTFTPGPGGGYKITVGEDTPFNGKVTGTDKDNDPLTYELGDPPAHGTVTIDKDTGKYTYTPDPDYNGPDAFTVIVDDGKGGKTTTTVTVEFTPEVDVSDDTATTGYDKSVSIDVLGNDDFEGANVTITQVDGQAITEGGAAVALTNGSGSVKLVGGQLEFTPKAGFVGDAKFSYTAQTDGGTPETANVTVTVAANQLPEPTDPNIDPGNPEFPGQTFTPGPGGGYKITVGEDTPFNGKVTGTDKDNDPLTYELGNPPAHGTVTIDKDTGKYTYTPDPDYNGPDAFTVIVDDGKGGKTTTTVTVEFTPEVDVSDDTATTGYDKSVSIDVLGNDDFEGANVTITQVDGQAITEGGAAVALTNGSGSVKLVGGQLEFTPKAGFVGDAKFSYTAQTDGGTPETANVTVTVAANQLPEPTDPNIDPGNPEFPGQTFTPGPGGGYKITVGEDQPFNGKVTGTDKDNDPLTYELGDPPAHGTVTIDKDTGKYTYTPDPDYNGPDAFTVIVDDGKGGKTTTTVTVEFTPEVDVSDDTATTGYDKSVSIDVLGNDDFEGANVTITQVDGQAITEGGAAVALTNGSGSVKLVGGQLEFTPKAGFVGDAKFSYTAQTDGGTPETANVTVTVAANQLPEPTDPNIDPGNPEFPGQTFTPGPGGGYKITVGEDQPFNGKVTGTDKDNDPLTYELGDPPAHGTVTIDKDTGKYTYTPDPDYNGPDAFTVIVDDGKGGKTTTTVTVEFTPEVDVSDDTATTGYDKPVTIDVLGNDDFEGANVTITQVDGQAITEGGAAVALTNGSGSVKLVGGQLEFTPKAGFVGDAKFSYTAQTDGGTPETANVTVTVAANQLPEPTDPNIDPGNPEFPGQTFTPGPGGGYKITVGEDTPFNGKVTGTDKDNDPLTYELGDPPAHGTVTIDKDTGKYTYTPDPDYNGPDAFTVIVDDGKGGKTTTTVTVEFTPEQDVTDDTATTGYDKSVSIDVLGNDDFEGANVTITQVDGQAITEGGAAVALTNGSGSVKLVGGQLEFTPKAGFVGDAKFSYTAQTDGGTPETANVTVTVSKPPVFVDPGAPGESPVTDYTFSYDENSVAGKVLGQVKATDSDSDSVTYSIDLASNPNGWYAINTATGEITLTVAGVASEANDFERGGNVQQIKVVATDTEGGKTEITVTLKERDLNDNAPVWTKDTAVIVSEEGLPSGAQTDPANPKPAAVTGTIEITDPDTVAVGTQTVTLSAPTEPLTSGGVAVVWSGSGTTDDPLVGKAGGKVIIEASIDNAGHYTVTLKGPVDHPKLPANNGENSLELNLKVTVSDGVHTDTGKLTVTIGDGIPVAEPTESDYVLPTQHTNLLLILDVSGSMSGKDGGTKTRMQIMQEAVKMMLDSYHALGDVAVRIVIFGAGASTHGSQWESIDSAKAYVDSLKTSGMPNGINGGTYHSTALTEAMNAFQTSAGKISGGNNVAYLLTDGASTPNYEIKTALESQWKTFLTDNHMNSMAFGISPGAAGTEKNINPAAYDGRTGEDTDAVMVPDTAKLPPILRDSVGVNTSGSVTSGGLLGESEWGADGGSVDSITVNGRVYHADGTVTGGTSNGTWNSTTHTWTINTEGSGGDVNKGGKLVISMDDGSYTYVPPLIASGSTHVENIGFELIDADGDKAGSTLTLTVHPAGTVLPSPAPAAFAMSAGLDLEHLDALAADADEPAALPALHDVLQPQSELGEAGGNIAGLGSADEPAAPAAPVAAPQDLALYMPAPLPEEELHQPVHV